The following proteins are encoded in a genomic region of Hoeflea phototrophica DFL-43:
- a CDS encoding ABC transporter ATP-binding protein translates to MADPLIRIEHLWRHFDVSKPWLNRVIEREEMQFLTAVADVSFEIGKGETFALVGESGSGKSTIARMIVGLLEASEGHIFFDDQDVAAMAPGALRSLRRRFQMIFQDPFASLNPRWRVGDIIAEPMRTFDLASGADAAKEVGRLLDIVGLSAKDAEKFPHEFSGGQRQRIAIARALSSRPEFIVCDEPTSALDVSVQAQILNLMRDLQDEFGLTYLFISHDLSVVRHMATRIGVLYLGRLVEVAEAKTLFRSPQHPYTRMLLDAVPDLALSGRRRTPVTGEIPNPISPPAGCAFHPRCPLMRDECKLAVPEPRPTAAGMAACIGVEPVPA, encoded by the coding sequence ATGGCTGACCCGCTGATCCGCATCGAACATCTCTGGCGGCATTTCGACGTCTCGAAGCCCTGGCTCAACCGGGTGATCGAGCGTGAAGAGATGCAGTTTCTGACCGCCGTGGCCGATGTCTCCTTCGAGATCGGCAAGGGGGAAACCTTCGCGCTGGTGGGCGAGTCCGGTTCGGGCAAATCGACCATCGCGCGGATGATCGTCGGGCTGCTCGAAGCGTCTGAAGGGCATATTTTCTTCGATGATCAGGATGTTGCCGCGATGGCGCCCGGTGCGCTGAGATCGCTCAGACGGCGGTTCCAGATGATTTTCCAGGACCCGTTCGCCAGCCTCAATCCGCGCTGGCGGGTTGGCGACATCATCGCCGAACCTATGCGTACATTTGATCTCGCCTCGGGGGCTGACGCGGCCAAGGAGGTTGGCCGGCTTCTCGATATTGTCGGCCTGTCGGCAAAGGATGCCGAGAAGTTTCCGCATGAATTTTCGGGAGGGCAGCGCCAGCGTATCGCCATTGCGAGGGCACTGTCATCGCGGCCGGAATTCATCGTCTGCGACGAACCGACCTCGGCACTCGATGTCTCGGTGCAGGCCCAGATCCTCAATCTCATGCGTGATCTGCAGGATGAATTCGGGCTCACCTACCTGTTTATCTCGCACGATCTTTCGGTCGTGCGGCACATGGCGACGCGCATCGGTGTGCTCTATCTGGGCCGCCTGGTTGAGGTTGCCGAGGCCAAGACGCTGTTCCGTTCGCCCCAGCATCCCTATACGCGGATGCTGCTGGATGCGGTGCCGGATCTGGCGCTGTCCGGGCGGCGCCGGACGCCGGTGACCGGGGAAATTCCGAACCCGATCTCGCCGCCCGCAGGCTGTGCGTTTCACCCGCGCTGTCCGCTCATGCGGGACGAGTGCAAGCTGGCAGTGCCGGAGCCACGGCCCACGGCTGCAGGCATGGCTGCGTGTATCGGGGTCGAGCCTGTTCCGGCCTGA
- a CDS encoding ABC transporter ATP-binding protein yields the protein MTAPLLSVRDLKVEFPTRRGTLTALDGISFDIAPGEVLGMVGESGAGKSLTGAAIIGLLEPPGRIAGGEISLRGERIEGLAPEAMRRIRGKRIGMVFQDPLTSLNPLYTVAQQLIETIRTHMDLSEAEARKRAVALLDRVGIPAAARRIDDYPHHFSGGMRQRVVIALALCAEPELVIADEPTTALDVSVQAQIIDLIKEICAERGAAVMLITHDMGVIAETADRVAVLYAGRLAEIGPVRDVILKAEHPYTKGLMGSIPTLTQESERLVQIPGSMPRLSAIPQGCAFNPRCPQVFDRCRVERPVPIDRPGNRQVACWLAKETAHG from the coding sequence ATGACCGCGCCGCTGCTTTCCGTACGCGACCTCAAGGTCGAGTTTCCGACCCGGCGCGGCACGCTGACCGCGCTTGACGGGATTTCCTTTGACATTGCTCCGGGTGAGGTGCTCGGCATGGTTGGCGAGAGTGGGGCTGGCAAGTCCCTTACAGGGGCTGCGATCATCGGGCTGCTGGAGCCGCCGGGCCGGATTGCCGGCGGCGAGATCAGCCTGCGCGGCGAACGCATCGAGGGGCTTGCGCCCGAGGCGATGCGGCGGATCCGGGGCAAGCGGATCGGCATGGTGTTTCAGGATCCGCTGACCAGCCTCAATCCGCTCTACACCGTTGCGCAGCAATTGATCGAGACGATCCGGACCCATATGGATCTGAGCGAGGCGGAGGCACGCAAACGTGCAGTTGCTCTGCTTGACCGGGTTGGGATTCCCGCTGCCGCGCGGCGCATTGATGATTACCCGCACCATTTCTCCGGTGGCATGCGCCAACGCGTGGTGATTGCACTGGCACTTTGCGCAGAGCCCGAACTGGTGATCGCCGACGAGCCCACGACTGCGCTCGATGTGTCGGTGCAGGCGCAGATCATTGATCTGATCAAGGAGATCTGTGCCGAGCGTGGGGCGGCGGTGATGCTGATTACCCATGATATGGGTGTGATTGCGGAAACTGCCGACCGGGTCGCGGTGCTCTATGCCGGGCGGCTGGCAGAAATTGGCCCGGTTCGCGATGTGATCCTGAAAGCCGAACACCCCTACACCAAGGGGCTCATGGGATCGATCCCGACGCTGACGCAGGAAAGCGAGCGGCTGGTTCAGATCCCCGGTTCGATGCCGCGGCTGTCGGCAATTCCGCAGGGCTGTGCTTTCAATCCACGTTGCCCGCAGGTTTTCGACCGCTGTCGTGTGGAACGGCCAGTGCCGATCGACCGTCCGGGCAACCGCCAGGTCGCCTGCTGGCTTGCCAAGGAGACCGCCCATGGCTGA
- a CDS encoding ABC transporter permease yields the protein MNRFARAWDSDVVWSFRHSPVAIVAAFVALTIILAAALAPWIAPHDPFNPASLNLMDGFTPPMEPNAFTGSVYWLGTDNQGRDIFSAILYGARISLFVGFAAVLFAMVLGITVGLLAAWRGGWVDSLLMRIADVQLSFPSILIALLIFGVARGVIPPTHREAMAIWVLIVAIGLSDWVQFARVVRGAAMVEKAREYVQAARVIGVHPVRIVLTHILPNVMGPVLVIATIGLALAIIAEATLSFLGVGVPPTQPSLGTLIRIGQGFLFSGEWWIILFPSIALLALALSVNLLGDWLRDALNPRLK from the coding sequence ATGAACCGCTTCGCCCGTGCATGGGACAGCGATGTTGTCTGGAGTTTCCGGCATTCGCCGGTGGCGATCGTGGCTGCCTTCGTCGCTTTGACAATTATCCTGGCGGCTGCACTCGCGCCCTGGATTGCGCCGCATGATCCTTTCAATCCCGCAAGTCTCAACCTGATGGATGGTTTTACACCGCCCATGGAACCCAATGCCTTTACCGGCAGCGTCTACTGGCTTGGCACTGACAATCAGGGCCGTGATATCTTCTCGGCCATTCTCTATGGCGCGCGGATTTCGCTGTTTGTCGGCTTTGCTGCGGTGTTGTTCGCCATGGTTCTGGGCATCACGGTGGGGCTTCTGGCGGCCTGGCGCGGCGGCTGGGTGGACAGCCTGTTGATGCGCATTGCCGATGTTCAGCTCTCCTTTCCCTCGATCCTGATTGCGCTCTTGATCTTTGGTGTGGCGCGCGGCGTGATCCCGCCCACCCATCGCGAGGCAATGGCGATCTGGGTACTGATCGTGGCCATCGGCCTGTCCGACTGGGTTCAGTTTGCCCGCGTGGTACGTGGTGCTGCGATGGTGGAGAAGGCGCGAGAATATGTGCAGGCGGCGCGGGTGATCGGCGTGCATCCGGTGCGCATCGTGCTTACTCACATTCTTCCCAACGTGATGGGGCCGGTGCTGGTGATTGCCACGATCGGCCTTGCGCTGGCCATCATCGCCGAAGCCACGCTGTCGTTCCTGGGTGTCGGTGTGCCCCCCACCCAGCCGAGCCTGGGAACCCTGATCCGGATCGGGCAGGGGTTCTTGTTCTCAGGCGAGTGGTGGATCATCCTGTTCCCTTCCATTGCGCTGCTGGCGCTGGCGCTGTCGGTCAACCTGCTGGGTGACTGGCTGCGCGATGCTTTGAATCCGAGGCTGAAATGA
- a CDS encoding ABC transporter permease, translated as MLAYILRRIVQSVLVMLVVALVSFSLFRFVGDPVATMMGQEASQADREALRDRLGLNEPVIVQFGSYIARASTGDFGISYRLQQPVMELILSRLPATLELALVSGLLAFTLGVGFGVYTALNRKGWLSGTIMTVSLIGVSLPTFLIGVLLIWVFAVELQWLPSFGRGDTVDIGPWRTGFLTESGRASIVLPAITLGLYQMTLIMRLVRAEMLEVLRSDYIKFARARGLSDRAVYFGHALKNTLVPVITITGLQLGSIIAFAIITETVFQWPGVGALFINSVQFVDIPVMAAYLMLIALIFVVINLIVDLLYYVVDPRLRVDRAAARH; from the coding sequence ATGCTAGCCTATATCCTCAGACGGATTGTGCAGTCTGTGCTTGTCATGCTGGTCGTGGCGCTGGTCTCGTTTTCGCTGTTCCGCTTTGTGGGCGACCCTGTCGCCACCATGATGGGGCAGGAGGCGAGCCAGGCCGACCGCGAGGCCCTGCGCGACCGGCTCGGGCTCAATGAGCCGGTCATTGTTCAGTTTGGCAGCTATATCGCCCGCGCGTCCACCGGCGATTTCGGCATTTCCTACCGGTTGCAGCAGCCGGTGATGGAACTGATCCTGTCGCGTTTGCCCGCGACGCTCGAGTTGGCGCTGGTTTCAGGACTGCTGGCCTTTACCTTGGGTGTCGGGTTTGGCGTCTACACGGCGCTCAACCGGAAAGGCTGGCTTTCGGGAACGATCATGACTGTGTCGCTGATCGGTGTGTCGCTGCCTACCTTCCTGATCGGTGTGCTTCTGATCTGGGTTTTTGCCGTCGAGCTGCAATGGTTGCCGAGTTTCGGCCGTGGCGATACGGTTGATATCGGTCCATGGCGAACGGGTTTTCTGACGGAATCCGGCCGGGCCTCGATCGTGCTTCCGGCCATCACGCTTGGCCTCTACCAAATGACGCTGATCATGCGGCTGGTGCGGGCCGAAATGCTTGAGGTGTTGCGCTCTGACTATATCAAGTTTGCGCGCGCCCGCGGCCTGTCGGACCGGGCTGTCTATTTCGGTCATGCGCTGAAGAACACGCTGGTGCCGGTGATCACCATCACCGGTCTGCAGCTGGGCAGCATCATTGCCTTTGCGATCATCACCGAGACCGTGTTCCAATGGCCTGGCGTCGGTGCGCTGTTCATCAACTCGGTGCAGTTCGTCGATATTCCGGTGATGGCGGCCTATCTGATGCTGATCGCGCTGATCTTCGTGGTGATCAACCTGATTGTTGATCTGCTCTACTATGTTGTCGATCCGCGCCTTCGCGTCGACCGCGCAGCGGCGAGGCACTGA
- a CDS encoding ABC transporter substrate-binding protein: MTRPITRSPLRRLAAGLMISAAVMSAGLTAANAETIRWARVGDALTLDPHSANEGPTSTLLHHIYETLVRRDLDGSLKPRLATEWFIHPDDPTVWVFKLREGVKFHDGSDFTAEDVVASVTRVTAETSDFKGLHTAVAGAEAVDDYTVHIKMSGPSPLYVQNLTNFFIVDKGWVEANGVELPQDFKAGEEKYTVRNTNGTGPYVLESRDPEVRTVLTTNPDHWDEAPQVTEIIYTPIKEAATRVAALLSGEVDFVQDVPVQDIERLSNTPGVAVTAGAENRTIFFAYDVTSDSLISLPGDNPFKKPEVREAMALALDRDAIRQVVMRGQSVPGGQNVPPFVNGHDEALDAYTAPDYDKAMELMTAAGYPDGFAIDMHCPNDRYINDEAICQAYVGMLGRIGIKANLVSQSRTIHFPAIQNRQVDFYLLGWGVPTFDSQYVFDFLVHSPEEGRGGWNGSRYNNAEVDAMIKSLATETDLVKRDATIAEIWKTIQEDRVFLMVHNQLLAYAAKDNINVAVHPENQPSMTDVTFK, translated from the coding sequence ATGACAAGACCAATCACACGCTCACCGCTGCGCCGTTTGGCAGCAGGCCTTATGATTTCGGCTGCCGTAATGAGCGCCGGACTGACTGCCGCCAATGCAGAAACCATTCGCTGGGCGCGGGTCGGCGATGCGCTGACTCTCGATCCGCATTCGGCCAATGAAGGCCCCACCTCGACATTGCTGCACCACATCTATGAAACACTGGTGCGCCGCGATCTCGACGGCTCGCTCAAGCCACGGCTGGCAACGGAATGGTTTATCCATCCCGATGACCCGACTGTCTGGGTGTTCAAGCTGCGCGAAGGCGTTAAATTCCACGACGGCTCTGATTTCACCGCCGAAGATGTGGTTGCTTCGGTCACCCGCGTGACTGCAGAAACGTCGGACTTCAAGGGCCTGCACACCGCTGTTGCCGGCGCCGAGGCCGTGGATGACTACACCGTCCATATCAAGATGAGTGGGCCGAGCCCGCTCTACGTCCAGAACCTGACCAACTTCTTCATCGTCGACAAGGGCTGGGTCGAGGCTAATGGGGTCGAGTTGCCGCAGGACTTCAAGGCCGGTGAAGAGAAGTACACCGTGCGCAACACCAACGGCACCGGGCCTTATGTCCTTGAGTCCCGCGATCCGGAAGTGCGCACAGTGCTGACCACCAATCCTGATCATTGGGATGAAGCACCGCAGGTGACCGAAATCATCTACACGCCGATCAAGGAGGCCGCGACACGCGTCGCCGCATTGCTGTCGGGTGAAGTCGATTTTGTGCAGGACGTGCCGGTGCAGGACATTGAGCGTCTGTCGAACACGCCTGGTGTGGCAGTGACGGCCGGTGCCGAGAACCGCACCATCTTCTTCGCCTATGATGTCACTTCTGACAGCCTGATTTCGCTGCCGGGTGACAATCCGTTCAAGAAGCCCGAAGTTCGTGAAGCCATGGCGCTTGCGCTTGATCGCGACGCGATCCGCCAGGTGGTGATGCGTGGCCAATCGGTGCCAGGCGGGCAGAACGTGCCGCCATTCGTCAACGGCCATGACGAGGCGCTGGATGCCTACACGGCTCCTGACTATGACAAGGCCATGGAACTGATGACGGCTGCGGGTTACCCCGACGGCTTCGCAATCGACATGCACTGCCCCAACGACCGCTACATCAATGATGAAGCGATCTGCCAGGCCTATGTCGGCATGCTCGGCCGGATCGGCATCAAGGCCAACCTCGTCAGCCAGTCGCGCACGATTCATTTCCCGGCAATTCAGAACCGTCAGGTGGATTTCTACCTGCTCGGCTGGGGCGTCCCGACCTTCGATTCGCAGTATGTCTTCGACTTCCTGGTGCACAGCCCGGAAGAAGGCCGCGGTGGCTGGAACGGTTCGCGTTACAACAACGCTGAAGTCGATGCTATGATCAAGTCGCTCGCCACAGAGACCGATCTGGTCAAGCGTGATGCAACGATTGCTGAAATCTGGAAGACGATCCAGGAAGACCGTGTCTTCCTCATGGTCCACAACCAGCTTCTGGCCTACGCTGCCAAGGACAACATCAATGTGGCCGTTCACCCGGAAAACCAGCCGAGCATGACAGACGTCACGTTCAAGTAA
- a CDS encoding M24 family metallopeptidase — MTRLERLRSRMAATNTDLVVLAPGPHMRWLLGFAPSPDERACFLLVGQEQAGFVMPALNASDARQHTDLPFWEWPDDDGPDAALDAGLQTVCRSVRSISVDERMRADHAFLLLDAVPNSARGFASETVGALRMIKEPGELAALRENALIADLSQSALRSAIRDGVTERELANVAKAVFEAEGAHMGFGVVGAGAHSSYPHHHTGDMPVRPGDVIVVDIGGTKQGYYSDITRMACLGTPPEDYAEVHVVVEGAVQMALQAIRPGVEANAIDAAARDVIRAAGFGEFFTHRTGHGLGCEIHEPPYVTASSETILEEGMVFTVEPGIYLPGRFGIRLEEVAVVTSNGCDILSGLPRSLYVA; from the coding sequence ATGACCCGTCTTGAACGATTGCGCAGCCGGATGGCGGCCACCAACACCGATCTTGTGGTGCTGGCTCCGGGACCGCATATGCGCTGGCTCCTGGGGTTCGCCCCGTCTCCAGATGAACGCGCCTGTTTTCTGCTCGTCGGTCAGGAGCAGGCGGGGTTTGTGATGCCTGCACTCAATGCATCGGACGCCCGCCAGCACACGGATCTTCCATTCTGGGAATGGCCGGACGATGATGGGCCGGATGCTGCGCTTGATGCTGGATTGCAGACAGTCTGCCGCTCAGTGCGGAGCATTTCAGTGGACGAGAGGATGCGCGCCGACCATGCATTTCTGCTGCTTGATGCGGTTCCGAATTCGGCACGGGGCTTTGCATCTGAAACGGTCGGCGCGCTGCGGATGATCAAGGAACCGGGCGAACTTGCCGCATTGCGTGAGAACGCCCTGATTGCTGACCTGTCGCAAAGCGCCTTGCGCAGTGCAATCCGCGACGGCGTCACCGAGCGTGAATTGGCCAATGTGGCCAAGGCGGTTTTCGAGGCCGAGGGCGCGCATATGGGGTTCGGGGTTGTGGGCGCGGGCGCTCACTCCTCCTATCCGCATCATCATACTGGCGACATGCCGGTCAGGCCCGGTGATGTCATCGTGGTCGATATTGGCGGCACAAAACAGGGCTATTATTCCGACATCACCCGCATGGCTTGCCTTGGCACGCCGCCGGAGGACTACGCGGAAGTGCATGTAGTGGTCGAGGGCGCGGTGCAGATGGCGCTTCAGGCAATTCGCCCCGGTGTTGAGGCGAACGCCATCGATGCGGCTGCCCGCGATGTGATCCGCGCTGCGGGTTTTGGAGAGTTCTTCACTCACCGGACAGGTCACGGGCTTGGTTGCGAAATTCACGAGCCGCCATATGTCACCGCTTCAAGCGAAACGATTCTCGAAGAGGGCATGGTGTTCACGGTGGAGCCGGGCATCTACCTGCCGGGCCGTTTCGGAATTCGTCTGGAGGAGGTGGCTGTGGTAACCTCGAACGGGTGCGACATTCTCTCCGGGCTGCCACGTAGCCTGTATGTGGCCTGA
- a CDS encoding helix-turn-helix domain-containing protein translates to MAEPLRQPQPSRPADPVSPPAFGERIREMRHKAGLTLQTLADQSGISVGFLSQVERDKATPSLGTLASVAAALGVDVDVFISTPKPADSVTREGERPSFVLADSSLQYERISTVLPGGTLSSLIVHIPVGYASEITAHVGEELIVVLDGTVRQTLGDAAFVLHPGDSLHFMGDTPHSFANVGDVPARLLWTGTSPRLISSWPA, encoded by the coding sequence ATGGCCGAACCCTTGCGTCAGCCGCAGCCGTCACGACCGGCCGATCCCGTTTCACCGCCCGCCTTTGGTGAGCGGATCCGTGAGATGCGCCACAAGGCGGGTCTGACGCTTCAGACGCTGGCCGATCAGTCCGGGATCTCTGTCGGGTTTCTTAGCCAGGTGGAGCGCGACAAGGCGACGCCGAGCCTGGGTACTCTGGCAAGTGTTGCTGCGGCCTTGGGGGTGGATGTTGATGTGTTCATCTCGACGCCGAAGCCCGCCGACAGTGTGACCCGCGAGGGTGAGCGTCCAAGCTTCGTGCTGGCGGATTCCTCGCTGCAATATGAGCGGATATCGACCGTTCTGCCGGGCGGGACGCTGTCGTCGCTGATCGTGCACATTCCGGTGGGCTATGCCTCTGAAATCACAGCCCATGTTGGGGAAGAGCTGATCGTCGTGCTCGATGGCACCGTGCGGCAGACGCTGGGTGATGCGGCCTTTGTGCTGCATCCGGGTGACAGTCTCCATTTCATGGGCGATACGCCGCATTCATTCGCCAATGTTGGTGATGTCCCGGCCCGTCTGCTGTGGACAGGAACCTCGCCTCGGCTGATTTCGTCCTGGCCGGCATAG
- a CDS encoding ABC transporter ATP-binding protein — MVTLELAGITAHYGRNEILTDATTPSIQGGSLTALVGPNAAGKSTLFRRIAGQMRGAGTVRLTGATQDDLRYMPQDTAMTAALSVYESIILALKQGNGGWRLSNSELAAVDGVLSRFGIASLADRQLPELSGGQRQVVSIAQTLVARPKLVLMDEPTSALDLYRQYEVLEALRLYAEENGAVMVLALHDLNQVMRCCTTTMALSQGRILACGATLDVLQPDLIRRLYGIDSRVERCSKGNPMMIVDGPAASAA; from the coding sequence ATGGTAACGCTCGAACTTGCAGGTATCACTGCGCATTACGGCCGCAACGAAATCCTCACGGATGCAACGACGCCCTCGATCCAGGGCGGGTCTCTGACCGCGCTGGTCGGTCCGAACGCGGCGGGCAAGTCAACATTGTTCCGGCGGATTGCGGGCCAGATGCGCGGCGCCGGCACAGTCCGGCTGACTGGTGCGACGCAGGATGATCTGCGCTACATGCCGCAGGACACTGCAATGACAGCGGCTCTGAGCGTCTATGAGTCCATTATCCTGGCGTTGAAGCAGGGAAATGGCGGTTGGCGGCTGTCCAACAGTGAACTTGCTGCTGTCGATGGGGTTCTCTCCCGGTTCGGGATTGCGTCGCTTGCTGACCGTCAACTTCCGGAGCTTTCCGGAGGACAGCGGCAGGTGGTTTCGATTGCGCAGACGCTTGTGGCACGCCCCAAACTGGTCTTGATGGATGAGCCCACATCGGCGCTCGACCTCTACCGCCAGTATGAGGTGCTCGAAGCGCTGCGCTTATATGCCGAGGAGAACGGCGCGGTGATGGTGCTGGCATTGCATGACCTCAACCAGGTCATGCGGTGCTGCACCACCACCATGGCTTTGTCCCAAGGCCGTATTCTGGCCTGCGGTGCAACGCTGGACGTGCTGCAGCCGGATCTGATCCGCCGCCTCTACGGCATTGACAGCCGTGTTGAGCGGTGTTCGAAAGGCAATCCCATGATGATCGTCGATGGGCCGGCCGCCTCTGCGGCTTAG
- a CDS encoding FecCD family ABC transporter permease, with product MTGLIADTETNTHSRVAGKAYRGLVARRLLILAILTGLLILSVAVDVSLGPARYAVGDVLSTLFFPGSAELQMRVVVWDIRMPMAMLAVTVGASLSMAGAQMQTILANPLASPFTLGLSAAASFGAALAMVLGVALFPAAISLMVPVNAFAMAMAASLLIFGLSTMRGVTVETIVLLGIALVFSFNAALALLQYFASEQALSAVVFWTMGSLTKATWGKVGVTALILLVCTPLFIRRAWALTAIRLGESRAAAMGVPVKRLRLEALLLVSLLAAVPVSFVGTIGFIGIVGPHVARLLLGEDQRFFLPGSMLAGALILSATSVVSKAILPGAVLPIGIITALVGVPFFAALILTKGRKGW from the coding sequence ATGACCGGTCTGATCGCCGATACAGAGACCAATACTCATTCCCGCGTTGCGGGGAAGGCCTATCGCGGGCTGGTTGCCCGGCGGCTTCTGATCCTGGCCATTCTGACCGGACTGCTCATTCTGTCGGTCGCAGTCGACGTATCGCTTGGGCCTGCGCGTTATGCAGTTGGCGATGTGCTCAGTACCTTGTTTTTTCCAGGCTCCGCCGAACTGCAGATGCGGGTGGTCGTCTGGGATATACGTATGCCGATGGCCATGCTGGCCGTCACCGTTGGCGCCAGCCTCTCAATGGCCGGCGCACAGATGCAGACGATCCTTGCCAATCCGCTCGCAAGTCCTTTCACGCTGGGGCTTTCGGCTGCCGCCAGCTTTGGCGCAGCGCTCGCCATGGTGCTTGGCGTGGCGCTGTTTCCCGCCGCGATTTCATTGATGGTTCCGGTCAACGCTTTCGCCATGGCGATGGCGGCATCGCTGCTGATCTTTGGCCTGTCAACCATGCGGGGCGTGACCGTCGAAACCATTGTGCTTTTGGGCATTGCACTTGTGTTCAGCTTCAATGCGGCGCTGGCGCTGCTGCAGTATTTTGCTTCCGAGCAGGCCTTGTCTGCGGTGGTGTTCTGGACCATGGGCAGCCTGACCAAGGCAACCTGGGGCAAGGTCGGCGTGACGGCCCTGATCCTTTTGGTCTGCACGCCGCTGTTCATACGCAGAGCCTGGGCGCTTACAGCGATCCGGCTTGGCGAAAGCCGCGCTGCGGCGATGGGCGTGCCGGTCAAGCGGTTGAGGCTTGAAGCGCTCTTGCTGGTGTCATTGCTTGCCGCAGTTCCGGTGTCATTTGTCGGAACCATAGGATTTATCGGGATTGTCGGGCCGCATGTGGCGCGGCTGCTGCTGGGAGAAGACCAGCGCTTCTTCCTGCCGGGTTCGATGCTCGCGGGTGCGCTTATCCTGTCGGCAACCTCGGTTGTGTCCAAGGCGATCCTGCCGGGCGCCGTTTTGCCAATCGGCATCATCACGGCGCTGGTCGGCGTGCCTTTCTTTGCAGCTCTCATCCTGACCAAGGGGCGCAAGGGATGGTAA
- a CDS encoding ABC transporter substrate-binding protein, protein MSFRTLIGAAAVSLLAINAAFADPITITDIAGREVTVDAPVDRAILGEGRQIFFAAVLDGDAPFDRIVGWRDDFRQASPESYEIYAEKFPELKEIPTFGGFKDGTFDIEQAVSLDPGVMIMNLEAKQATEEAGYEEKLAKVGIPIVYVDFREKPFENTSKSMEIIGKLFGKDERAAEFNAFYEEQLARVTDVIDAQENLQRPLVFVERAGGYSEDCCMSFGSGNFGRMVELAGGENMAKPFIPGTFGTVNAEQVIASNPDQIVVTGGNWDAYVPGGKWIGVGPGSDEDVARQKLKVLMERPAFTGVKAVEDGKVHAIWHQFYNNPYSFIAVQQLAKWQHPELFADLDPEQTLKDLHERFLPVDYQPGYWVSIN, encoded by the coding sequence ATGTCATTTCGCACCCTTATCGGCGCCGCTGCGGTGAGCCTACTTGCAATCAACGCGGCATTCGCCGACCCGATCACCATTACCGACATTGCTGGCCGGGAAGTCACCGTGGACGCGCCGGTGGATCGCGCGATTCTTGGTGAAGGCAGGCAGATCTTTTTTGCCGCAGTGCTTGATGGGGACGCACCGTTCGACCGCATCGTCGGCTGGCGTGACGACTTCCGCCAGGCCTCGCCGGAGAGCTATGAGATCTACGCAGAGAAGTTCCCGGAACTGAAAGAAATCCCGACATTCGGCGGCTTCAAGGACGGCACCTTCGACATCGAGCAGGCCGTTTCCCTTGATCCCGGTGTGATGATCATGAACCTTGAGGCCAAGCAGGCCACCGAGGAAGCCGGGTACGAAGAGAAACTGGCCAAGGTCGGTATCCCGATCGTCTATGTCGATTTCCGCGAAAAGCCATTTGAGAACACCTCGAAGTCGATGGAGATCATTGGCAAGCTGTTCGGCAAAGATGAGCGCGCTGCGGAATTCAATGCATTCTACGAGGAGCAACTGGCCCGGGTCACCGACGTCATCGATGCGCAGGAGAACCTTCAGCGTCCGCTGGTGTTCGTCGAACGTGCGGGTGGTTACTCCGAGGATTGCTGCATGTCATTCGGGTCGGGCAATTTTGGCCGCATGGTTGAACTTGCCGGTGGCGAGAACATGGCCAAGCCTTTCATTCCCGGCACATTCGGCACGGTCAATGCCGAGCAGGTGATTGCCTCCAACCCCGACCAGATCGTCGTGACCGGCGGCAATTGGGATGCCTATGTTCCCGGCGGCAAGTGGATTGGCGTGGGCCCCGGTTCTGATGAAGACGTTGCCCGTCAGAAGCTCAAGGTGCTGATGGAGCGCCCGGCTTTCACCGGCGTCAAGGCGGTTGAGGATGGCAAGGTGCATGCGATCTGGCACCAGTTCTACAACAATCCCTACAGCTTCATTGCGGTTCAGCAGCTTGCCAAGTGGCAGCATCCGGAGCTGTTTGCGGACCTGGATCCCGAGCAGACACTGAAGGATCTGCATGAGCGTTTCCTGCCGGTCGATTACCAGCCTGGATATTGGGTCTCGATCAACTGA